From one Cynocephalus volans isolate mCynVol1 chromosome X, mCynVol1.pri, whole genome shotgun sequence genomic stretch:
- the LOC134367672 gene encoding igE-binding protein-like, producing LSDKVRKKVQAAFPVFEVEGGGRVHAPVEYTQIKDLAEAVRKYGVNANFTLVMLEGFAGVAMTPADWQMLAKAALPTMGQYMEWKALWHEAAQAQARANAAALTPEQRDWTFDMLTGQGPFAADQTAFPWGAYVQVSSTAIKAWKALPKKGEASGQLTKIIQGPQEPFSDFVARMTEAAGRIFGDPDQAAPLVEQLIFEQATQECRAAIAPRKGKGVQDWLRVCRELGGPLTNAGLAAAILQSQRLPRQGQPRQGRNQRVCFKCGQPGHLKKDCQAPDRDKGPQSTDSLCSRCSKGYHKAALCRSIRDIKGRLLPPLTEQHQVVQKNVKMGPRSQGPHKYGDKANQSRGEREESLSEDTQDWTCTPPPTSY from the coding sequence ctctctgataaagtgaggaaaaaggttcaagctgccttcccagtttttgaggttgagggcggagggagagttcatgcccccgtcgagtacacccaaattaaggatctagcagaggcggttagaaaatatggtgtaaatgccaattttactctagtaatgctagaagggtttgctggtgtggctatgacacccgctgactggcaaatgttggctaaggcagcgctccctaccatgggtcaatacatggaatggaaggcgctatggcatgaggctgcacaagctcaagccagggcaaacgctgctgcactgacccccgagcagcgagattggacctttgatatgttaacaggccagggcccatttgccgctgatcagacggctttcccatggggtgcttatgttcaagtttctagcactgccattaaggcttggaaggcactccccaaaaaaggggaagcttctggacaacttactaagatcattcagggacctcaggaaccattctcagattttgtggctcgaatgacagaagcagcggggcgcatctttggggaccctgatcaggctgcgcctcttgttgaacaactgatttttgagcaggcgacccaggaatgccgcgcggccatagcgcccagaaaaggtaaaggtgtacaggattggctcagagtttgtcgagaactcgggggacccctgaccaatgcagggctggcagctgccatcctccagtcgcagagactgcctagacagggacagccaagacaggggcggaaccagagagtttgttttaaatgcggtcaaccgggacatttaaaaaaggactgccAAGCCCCGGACAGGGATAAGGGCCCCCAGAGTACAGACTCCCTCTGTTCCCGCTGTTCCAAGGGATATCATAAGGCTGCTCTCTGCCGTTCCATTAGAGATATCAAAGGGCGACTCCTTCCGCCGCTCACAGAACAACACCAAGTGGTTCAAAAAAACGTGAAGATGGGCCCCCGTTCCCAGGGCCCCCACAAGTATGGGGACAAGGCCAACCAGAgtcgaggagaaagggaggagagcctGTCGGAAGACACACAGGATTGGACCTGCACGCCTCCTCCGACTTCTTATTAA
- the LOC134368193 gene encoding melanoma antigen preferentially expressed in tumors-like: MDKNAPATLLDLAVRSLLSNERVAIHGLEELPRVMFAPFFTAAFLGGHKKVLREMVRIWPYPCLHVGTLRVRESQYDNFEAMIDGLQILPAQNSSSWAPKLRILDHSIVKTEEAPQRVRCPGTVNSESEPQSSREPVELLVNISLDSTWRTGRFLSLLRNKVEQSFGSLHLCCRVLQFDGRLAHEHILQLLDMGCIGHLKVDDIYLSQVTTLLAQMTHLHSLSMSHIRFTSCVRRRFGTFLTHLGQMNTLQQIRLYSCRTHPLQELLRYLPPQLDALYLSFCGLSNRGITVLSQSPAATHLRLLSLSNNEISWELSESFQTLLVSVSGTLQYLEIDDCLMTDSTLTAVIPALSRCSHHRVFSFASNPITMRVLTSLLQHLTNLTELKRVIYPVPVHCYEQLHNPRSLNRQKLSEVQAQLKAMLQVVKRNDMRWTSSPE, from the exons ATGGACAAAAACGCCCCAGCCACACTACTAGACCTTGCTGTACGAAGTCTGCTGAGTAATGAACGTGTAGCTATCCATGGCCTTGAAGAGCTCCCAAGAGTCATGTTCGCTCCGTTTTTCACTGCCGCCTTCTTGGGTGGTCATAAGAAGGTACTGAGGGAAATGGTGAGGATTTGGCCCTATCCCTGTCTCCACGTCGGGACATTGAGAGTACGGGAGTCACAATATGACAATTTCGAAGCTATGATTGACGGTCTACAGATCCTTCCTGCCCAGAACTCTTCTTCTTG GGCGCCAAAACTGAGGATTCTAGAT CACTCTATTGTGAAAACAGAAGAAGCCCCACAAAGAGTTAGGTGCCCCGGAACTGTAAATTCAGAGTCTGAGCCTCAGTCATCCAGGGAACCTGTGGAATTATTAGTGAACATTTCCCTAGATAGTACCTGGAGAACAGGgcgatttctttctttacttcgaAATAAAGTAGAGCAGAGCTTTGGGTCCTTGCACCTCTGCTGCAGAGTTTTGCAATTTGATGGAAGGCTTGCCCACGAACACATCCTGCAGCTTCTGGATATGGGATGCATTGGTCACCTGAAAGTGGATGACATTTATCTGAGTCAAGTCACCACCCTTTTGGCTCAGATGACCCACCTCCACAGCCTTAGTATGTCTCACATCCGTTTTACATCTTGTGTGAGGAGACGCTTTGGGACTTTTCTCACCCATCTTGGGCAGATGAACACCCTTCAGCAGATCCGTTTGTATTCCTGCCGCACGCATCCGCTTCAGGAACTGCTCAG ATACCTGCCACCTCAGTTGGATGcattgtatctctctttctgtggacTTTCTAACAGAGGCATCACTGTCCTGTCCCAGAGCCCTGCAGCCACCCATCTAAGATTGCTGAGTCTAAGTAACAACGAGATATCCTGGGAACTTTCTGAGTCCTTCCAGACTCTGCTGGTGAGTGTCTCAGGCACCCTGCAGTATCTAGAGATAGATGATTGCCTGATGACTGATTCTACTCTCACTGCTGTCATTCCGGCCCTGAGCCGCTGTTCCCACCACCGTGTCTTTAGCTTCGCCTCCAACCCCATTACAATGCGTGTGCTCACCAGTCTTCTGCAGCACTTAACAAACCTGACGGAGCTGAAGCGTGTAATTTATCCTGTCCCTGTCCATTGCTATGAACAATTGCATAATCCTCGCAGTTTGAACCGACAGAAGCTTTCTGAAGTGCAGGCCCAATTGAAGGCGATGCTGCAGGTGGTAAAGCGGAATGACATGCGCTGGACCAGTTCTCCTGAGTGA